In Phycisphaerae bacterium, the following proteins share a genomic window:
- a CDS encoding TrkA family potassium uptake protein: MKKFAVIGLGRFGRKLAIALTISEAEVISIDQNREIIDQVRDEVTHAVRLDSTDEDALRAAGVDKVDVAIVGIGQGGRSFESSILTVANLKALGVPLVYARAESLIQGQVLAKIGATEVIYPEIESAQKWAYKLIAPQINEKIDFAPGYSIASVIAPASFHEKTVLDLQLRQKYRINLVSIKRGVKTGDKKDEGEIINVPLPDTVIYEGDSLMIAGSDVDLAKLPEE; the protein is encoded by the coding sequence ATGAAAAAGTTTGCAGTAATAGGTCTTGGCAGATTCGGCCGTAAACTCGCCATTGCTCTTACCATAAGCGAGGCAGAAGTAATTTCAATCGACCAGAATCGTGAAATAATCGACCAGGTTCGCGACGAAGTTACACATGCCGTCAGGCTCGACAGTACGGATGAGGATGCTCTCCGCGCAGCCGGTGTCGACAAGGTTGATGTCGCGATTGTCGGAATAGGTCAGGGCGGCCGCAGCTTCGAATCTTCTATTCTGACCGTTGCCAATCTGAAAGCGCTCGGAGTGCCGCTGGTTTACGCACGGGCCGAAAGTCTTATTCAGGGCCAGGTCCTTGCTAAAATAGGCGCTACCGAAGTAATTTATCCTGAAATCGAATCTGCTCAGAAATGGGCGTATAAGCTTATCGCACCGCAGATAAACGAAAAGATAGATTTCGCGCCCGGCTATTCGATTGCGAGCGTAATCGCGCCAGCGAGTTTCCACGAAAAAACCGTGCTTGATTTGCAGCTTCGCCAGAAATACCGGATTAACCTTGTTTCGATAAAACGGGGCGTAAAAACCGGAGACAAAAAAGATGAGGGCGAAATAATAAACGTTCCGCTTCCCGATACCGTCATTTATGAAGGCGATTCTCTTATGATTGCAGGTTCGGATGTGGACCTTGCGAAACTGCCGGAAGAATAA
- a CDS encoding potassium transporter TrkG produces the protein MNIIYKNKKLERYLIFANVAVTTVVVATALLQLGFFRQILFDRQMYLILVAAVIFFIAEKLVRFFNSRSKKDYLIFFWFEFIFIILLVILYYSAGALWALGVYLLLQIITKVCRTMVDLAASGKSPALTFAGSFIAIIFTGSVLLMLPRSYLIRPVSFVDALFTATSATCVTGLTVRDIGTDFSVVGQTVILVLVQLGGLGIVIFGAVFSLLFGQALNVRQSVAMQDLLSTQTVSKISHIIAFIFITVVAIEGLGALLLYNMWDASAPMAGHIHSQWFCSIFHSISAFCNAGLGLFSDSLISYKTDWRIYSVICPMIIIGGLGFGVLYNLTNVLVDRIRFILNRFRPYKKRHFKTPVRIHLQTKIVLAVSLILILAGTAGLLIIQNNTGNHKIELGDAFFQSVTARTAGFNTIEIKALSTPAKMVLMILMFIGGSPASTAGGIKTVTLAVIIMAVYATIRKRNEVEIFKRCVPLVMVGKALTVILLFTVLFFTSAFLLTITERHSNFETSAIFFETVSALGTVGLSCGITASLTTAGKIIIIITMLIGRLGALTLLATLTFNIKPARYNYPTESLVVG, from the coding sequence ATGAATATCATTTATAAAAATAAAAAGCTCGAACGGTATCTTATATTTGCCAACGTTGCTGTAACTACAGTTGTTGTTGCAACGGCTTTATTGCAGCTGGGATTCTTCAGGCAGATACTCTTTGACAGGCAGATGTATCTGATACTCGTTGCCGCCGTAATTTTTTTCATCGCAGAAAAACTGGTAAGGTTCTTCAACTCCCGTTCCAAAAAAGACTACCTGATTTTTTTCTGGTTTGAATTTATATTTATCATTCTGCTGGTGATACTTTACTACTCGGCCGGCGCTCTATGGGCACTGGGTGTTTATCTGCTGCTGCAGATTATCACAAAAGTATGCAGAACCATGGTTGACCTTGCCGCCTCAGGCAAAAGCCCTGCCCTGACTTTTGCCGGCTCTTTCATAGCGATTATTTTTACAGGCTCCGTCCTTCTGATGCTGCCGAGAAGTTATCTCATCCGACCTGTAAGCTTCGTAGACGCCCTGTTCACCGCAACAAGCGCAACCTGCGTAACAGGTCTTACAGTAAGAGATATTGGAACAGATTTCTCGGTCGTCGGTCAGACTGTAATTCTCGTGCTCGTCCAGCTCGGAGGTTTGGGCATCGTAATTTTCGGCGCGGTCTTCAGCCTGCTTTTCGGCCAGGCGCTCAATGTCAGACAATCCGTCGCGATGCAGGACCTCTTAAGCACACAGACTGTCAGCAAAATATCGCATATTATAGCTTTTATCTTCATAACCGTCGTTGCGATAGAAGGCCTGGGCGCTTTGCTTTTGTATAATATGTGGGACGCCTCCGCTCCGATGGCCGGTCACATCCACAGCCAATGGTTCTGTTCTATATTTCATTCCATCAGCGCCTTTTGCAACGCGGGCCTCGGCCTGTTTTCCGACAGCCTTATAAGCTACAAAACGGATTGGCGAATTTATTCGGTCATCTGCCCGATGATAATAATCGGCGGCCTCGGTTTCGGAGTACTCTATAATCTCACAAACGTTTTGGTCGACAGAATCAGATTTATTTTAAACAGATTCCGCCCTTATAAGAAACGCCATTTTAAAACTCCCGTCAGAATTCATCTCCAGACGAAAATAGTTCTGGCAGTAAGCCTGATACTCATTCTTGCCGGCACCGCGGGACTTCTCATCATCCAGAACAACACCGGCAATCACAAAATAGAACTCGGCGACGCGTTCTTTCAGTCTGTCACCGCCAGGACGGCAGGTTTTAACACCATTGAAATCAAAGCACTTTCCACGCCTGCGAAAATGGTTTTGATGATACTTATGTTCATCGGCGGCTCTCCCGCTTCAACCGCCGGCGGTATTAAAACCGTTACCCTCGCCGTAATTATTATGGCCGTTTACGCAACTATACGAAAAAGAAACGAAGTGGAAATCTTCAAACGCTGCGTGCCCCTCGTAATGGTCGGAAAGGCCCTTACCGTCATATTGCTTTTTACGGTCTTGTTTTTCACTTCCGCCTTTCTGCTGACGATAACTGAAAGGCACAGCAATTTCGAAACTTCCGCCATATTCTTTGAAACTGTATCCGCTCTCGGAACTGTGGGGCTTAGCTGCGGGATTACAGCGTCTTTGACAACTGCCGGGAAAATAATTATCATTATTACAATGCTGATAGGCAGGCTTGGCGCGCTTACGTTGCTTGCCACCCTGACTTTTAATATAAAACCGGCCCGTTATAATTATCCGACGGAATCGCTGGTAGTAGGATAA
- a CDS encoding DNRLRE domain-containing protein, whose protein sequence is MKKLLLVLIPVCLLSNLVQATTVNISSCDDAWVGWTWNWPQVNERYWSDGLGIETHSDNYSWSTGSYQYISYVKFDLSSLQDNAVITSASLNLYVNSNGSDSSPGIYHADDNWEEETVVYSTRPINDSTIAAAGSWSNIANQWVSFTLSTWSYQADLSDNYLTVMLYALGNGGNDSRFVTKEYSGGNYAPYLSIEIPEPATIFMLVIGSLTFIRKKIKNNQASDAVAA, encoded by the coding sequence ATGAAGAAGTTGTTGTTAGTGTTAATCCCTGTCTGTTTGTTATCGAATTTAGTTCAGGCAACCACTGTAAATATCTCCAGCTGCGACGACGCGTGGGTTGGGTGGACGTGGAATTGGCCGCAGGTCAATGAGCGATATTGGAGCGATGGTTTGGGAATTGAAACGCACTCGGACAATTACTCATGGTCTACCGGAAGTTATCAGTACATCTCTTATGTCAAGTTTGACCTTTCCTCTTTGCAGGACAATGCGGTAATTACATCGGCCAGCCTGAATCTTTATGTAAATTCAAACGGCTCTGATTCTTCTCCCGGCATTTATCACGCAGATGATAACTGGGAAGAAGAAACGGTTGTTTATAGCACAAGGCCGATAAATGATTCTACAATAGCTGCTGCCGGCAGTTGGTCTAATATCGCAAATCAATGGGTAAGCTTTACTCTATCTACATGGAGCTATCAGGCTGATTTGTCGGATAATTATTTAACGGTTATGTTATACGCTCTGGGCAATGGCGGCAATGATTCGAGATTTGTCACGAAGGAATATTCAGGCGGCAATTACGCACCGTATCTTTCGATTGAAATTCCGGAACCGGCGACAATTTTCATGCTGGTGATAGGCTCATTGACATTTATAAGAAAAAAGATAAAAAATAATCAAGCGTCAGATGCTGTTGCTGCTTAA
- a CDS encoding PEP-CTERM sorting domain-containing protein (PEP-CTERM proteins occur, often in large numbers, in the proteomes of bacteria that also encode an exosortase, a predicted intramembrane cysteine proteinase. The presence of a PEP-CTERM domain at a protein's C-terminus predicts cleavage within the sorting domain, followed by covalent anchoring to some some component of the (usually Gram-negative) cell surface. Many PEP-CTERM proteins exhibit an unusual sequence composition that includes large numbers of potential glycosylation sites. Expression of one such protein has been shown restore the ability of a bacterium to form floc, a type of biofilm.) produces MKKDIKGAMRNTALLLVILVQLTLITCPANAIISWTNKNGSADFFNWYNGGSDNGLFGSPALVGGNTFLFTPSNFIAESLNGIPSIKSDRLEVSLLAHTGYTITGIRITEYGDYGILGTGKVSVSGTMFAANLNAFDVHYGNFISTPTSPIITGTGDWSAQASVTDINWTNFTIVLNNNLMAISSPGSAAFIEKKVVGAVAIELLGSGGGPSIPEPASIVILLIGTAVFLRKK; encoded by the coding sequence GTGAAAAAAGACATTAAAGGGGCGATGAGAAACACAGCCTTGCTGCTTGTTATTCTTGTTCAGCTTACCCTGATAACCTGTCCTGCAAACGCTATTATTTCCTGGACGAACAAAAACGGCTCGGCAGATTTTTTTAACTGGTATAACGGCGGCAGCGACAATGGCCTTTTCGGCAGTCCCGCTCTTGTCGGCGGAAATACATTTCTGTTCACTCCATCGAATTTCATAGCTGAAAGCCTCAACGGTATTCCTTCCATAAAATCGGACAGGCTTGAAGTTTCTCTGCTCGCCCATACGGGATATACCATTACAGGCATTCGGATTACCGAATATGGCGATTATGGCATTCTCGGCACAGGCAAGGTTTCCGTCAGCGGAACAATGTTCGCGGCAAATCTTAATGCCTTTGATGTTCATTACGGTAATTTTATAAGTACCCCGACTTCACCGATAATAACCGGTACAGGAGATTGGTCGGCACAGGCGTCTGTGACAGATATTAACTGGACGAATTTTACGATTGTATTGAATAACAATCTTATGGCCATCAGCAGTCCCGGCTCGGCAGCTTTTATAGAGAAGAAAGTAGTAGGAGCCGTAGCCATTGAACTGCTCGGCTCGGGCGGCGGCCCTTCAATACCCGAACCCGCCTCAATAGTAATTCTGCTAATAGGCACAGCGGTTTTTTTGAGAAAAAAATAA
- a CDS encoding PEP-CTERM sorting domain-containing protein (PEP-CTERM proteins occur, often in large numbers, in the proteomes of bacteria that also encode an exosortase, a predicted intramembrane cysteine proteinase. The presence of a PEP-CTERM domain at a protein's C-terminus predicts cleavage within the sorting domain, followed by covalent anchoring to some some component of the (usually Gram-negative) cell surface. Many PEP-CTERM proteins exhibit an unusual sequence composition that includes large numbers of potential glycosylation sites. Expression of one such protein has been shown restore the ability of a bacterium to form floc, a type of biofilm.): MTLGRRKTGILCLIIALWAFTAQGSIIYSFNIFDNSNWSENSQLNFTVTVSEEGQNQAGFLFENSSSISSSITAVYFDDDSLLSGTNETFLQGSGVAFSQGANPSHLPGGDTLTPEFAKPADFSADSDSKGGTSHNGINQGEWLKIIFTIENNRDFDDVINALSESKDLRIGLHIQSLSNGDSVSAINRSIPANTQIPEPAAIVLLTIGIVAFLRKK, encoded by the coding sequence GTGACATTGGGAAGAAGAAAAACAGGTATTTTGTGCCTTATAATTGCCTTATGGGCGTTTACAGCTCAGGGAAGCATCATTTATTCATTCAATATTTTTGACAATTCCAACTGGTCGGAAAACAGCCAGCTTAATTTCACAGTAACTGTTTCTGAAGAGGGACAAAACCAGGCTGGTTTTCTTTTTGAAAATTCCAGTTCAATCAGTTCTTCCATTACTGCCGTTTATTTTGATGACGACTCTTTATTGAGCGGTACGAATGAGACTTTTCTGCAGGGTTCGGGAGTAGCTTTTTCGCAGGGCGCAAACCCAAGCCATTTGCCGGGAGGCGATACACTAACGCCTGAATTTGCCAAACCTGCCGATTTCAGTGCGGATTCCGACTCTAAAGGCGGAACTTCTCACAATGGTATCAATCAGGGCGAATGGCTTAAAATCATATTTACCATCGAGAACAACAGGGATTTCGATGATGTAATTAATGCCCTTTCCGAAAGTAAAGATTTGCGGATAGGACTTCATATACAAAGTTTATCCAACGGCGATAGTGTCTCCGCGATAAACCGTTCCATACCCGCAAATACCCAAATACCGGAACCCGCCGCAATAGTTCTTCTGACAATAGGCATAGTGGCTTTTTTGAGAAAAAAATAA
- a CDS encoding PEP-CTERM sorting domain-containing protein (PEP-CTERM proteins occur, often in large numbers, in the proteomes of bacteria that also encode an exosortase, a predicted intramembrane cysteine proteinase. The presence of a PEP-CTERM domain at a protein's C-terminus predicts cleavage within the sorting domain, followed by covalent anchoring to some some component of the (usually Gram-negative) cell surface. Many PEP-CTERM proteins exhibit an unusual sequence composition that includes large numbers of potential glycosylation sites. Expression of one such protein has been shown restore the ability of a bacterium to form floc, a type of biofilm.), which yields MKKIVTICLICIVSTANANWQPGDDYKMHYPQLPDTLGWDVAFDSMTLQRPLADDWQCSKTGVVSDIHLWLSWLGDDATYISSMHVAIYSDNPYDVYTNPFSTPGEILWEGLFYPVDMIYYGSGDQGFFSPFGGPPVANDHEDIYQINITDIQNPFVQEEGTIYWLAINLWWARTEDQEMPGWKTSENHFNDGAVYSMNGYWYQLVYPENDPPNRTGNLDLAFVITPEPTTICLLALGALSIIRKKK from the coding sequence ATGAAAAAAATAGTCACAATTTGTTTAATATGTATAGTTTCAACTGCTAATGCAAACTGGCAGCCGGGCGATGACTACAAGATGCATTACCCTCAATTACCCGACACGTTGGGCTGGGATGTAGCTTTTGATTCTATGACGTTACAAAGGCCTCTTGCAGACGATTGGCAATGCAGCAAAACCGGAGTTGTCAGCGATATTCACTTGTGGCTTTCATGGTTAGGCGATGATGCCACCTATATTTCATCCATGCATGTGGCGATTTACAGTGATAATCCTTACGATGTATATACCAATCCGTTTAGCACGCCTGGTGAAATTCTATGGGAAGGGCTGTTTTACCCTGTTGACATGATTTATTACGGCTCCGGCGACCAGGGCTTTTTCAGCCCGTTTGGAGGTCCCCCTGTCGCGAACGATCACGAGGATATTTATCAAATCAATATTACCGATATTCAAAACCCGTTTGTTCAGGAGGAAGGAACCATCTATTGGCTGGCGATTAACCTCTGGTGGGCTCGCACCGAAGATCAAGAGATGCCTGGCTGGAAAACTTCTGAAAATCACTTTAATGACGGCGCGGTTTACTCGATGAATGGTTATTGGTATCAATTGGTTTATCCTGAAAACGACCCTCCTAACAGAACCGGAAATCTCGATCTGGCGTTTGTGATTACTCCGGAACCAACAACGATTTGCCTGCTCGCCCTTGGTGCTTTGAGCATAATCCGCAAAAAGAAATAG
- a CDS encoding PEP-CTERM sorting domain-containing protein (PEP-CTERM proteins occur, often in large numbers, in the proteomes of bacteria that also encode an exosortase, a predicted intramembrane cysteine proteinase. The presence of a PEP-CTERM domain at a protein's C-terminus predicts cleavage within the sorting domain, followed by covalent anchoring to some some component of the (usually Gram-negative) cell surface. Many PEP-CTERM proteins exhibit an unusual sequence composition that includes large numbers of potential glycosylation sites. Expression of one such protein has been shown restore the ability of a bacterium to form floc, a type of biofilm.), with protein MKKLIVICAVVTMILVVSTGALAVINLTDLSESGVFSAKYNRYVYGVDRPAEPGDGDITIISFDYSCGDDATYAPEHAAFRIRALGGATPEADGANWLSSFNIHPGSYNLDTDYGPSVSSDPLASGVNHYEFTLNRSTGEWDLALNGIPGVLVQSIPELGGVNYFSDESPEAYANAIGTPFEPYVGIGGTGGYRILFEEASGGSVDNIQITNIPEPTTITLLLFGASSLIRKKR; from the coding sequence ATGAAAAAATTAATTGTAATTTGTGCAGTAGTAACAATGATTTTGGTCGTCAGCACAGGCGCTTTGGCGGTAATCAATTTAACAGACTTATCGGAGAGCGGGGTGTTTTCTGCTAAATACAATCGGTATGTTTACGGTGTGGACAGGCCGGCCGAGCCAGGCGATGGCGATATCACAATCATTTCTTTTGACTACAGTTGCGGGGATGACGCAACTTACGCACCTGAGCATGCTGCATTCCGTATCAGAGCTTTAGGCGGCGCAACGCCAGAAGCTGATGGAGCCAATTGGCTGAGTTCTTTTAATATCCATCCCGGTAGCTATAACCTGGATACCGATTACGGCCCAAGCGTATCATCTGACCCTTTGGCGTCCGGGGTAAATCATTATGAATTTACGCTGAATCGTTCTACCGGCGAGTGGGACCTGGCTCTTAACGGTATCCCTGGCGTTTTGGTCCAAAGTATACCTGAGCTTGGTGGCGTAAATTACTTCTCAGACGAGTCACCTGAAGCTTATGCAAATGCTATTGGTACACCTTTTGAACCATATGTTGGCATTGGTGGAACCGGTGGTTACAGAATTCTATTTGAAGAAGCCTCCGGTGGTTCGGTAGACAACATCCAGATAACAAATATTCCGGAACCGACAACAATCACCCTGCTCCTCTTTGGCGCTTCAAGTCTGATTCGAAAAAAAAGATGA
- a CDS encoding PEP-CTERM sorting domain-containing protein, translated as MLSLACVSWASIVIPPTPDTTPPSWWNNEDGLFAYGYWQSDILGGGDPVSPTNDPYHWATNYLTGNTAFTADIGIENETIIVNLANVRHDELDKQIYIYITGTTESTEDPIISVLNPDGGTFTGDLSWNIGTDGLWHCKVLGVIHPQPDYAYLTVTVPGLQSVTNIWAGELCVPEPATICLLGLGALSLIRRKL; from the coding sequence ATGCTAAGTTTAGCGTGTGTATCATGGGCAAGTATAGTCATACCTCCAACACCAGATACCACCCCCCCTAGTTGGTGGAACAATGAAGATGGTCTTTTCGCCTATGGATACTGGCAGTCTGACATCCTAGGTGGTGGTGACCCTGTTTCGCCGACGAACGATCCTTACCACTGGGCTACAAATTACCTAACCGGCAACACCGCTTTTACGGCCGATATAGGCATAGAAAACGAAACCATTATAGTCAATCTGGCTAACGTGCGTCATGATGAACTCGATAAGCAAATCTACATCTACATCACCGGAACAACCGAAAGTACCGAAGACCCGATAATTAGTGTTCTAAACCCCGACGGCGGGACATTTACAGGTGACTTGTCATGGAACATAGGGACCGACGGTCTATGGCATTGCAAGGTGCTCGGCGTGATTCATCCTCAGCCGGACTACGCGTATCTGACGGTTACTGTGCCGGGGCTGCAAAGTGTGACCAACATCTGGGCAGGTGAACTCTGCGTTCCTGAGCCGGCAACAATTTGTCTCCTCGGCCTTGGCGCTTTAAGTCTTATTCGAAGGAAACTGTAA
- a CDS encoding PEP-CTERM sorting domain-containing protein, translating to MKKLITIGAVLLIVIAANVNTFASVIQEDVLLPLGTYDVTYISFDYTYGGNSADDEFQIKGYYEGSGHWTMDINFDKDGAPLVIDTDYGPYYTIGSIGSYIGSHHYDFMLNSYTGLWKLEIDMSEIDFYATADTENPQPDGTEVILGNVVANKYYSDESITSGENALALGWATWNGSSLEGNAADGVGGVRQFKLRFYVEDSEGGDGDSHGDITALNVPEPATICLLGLGALSLIRSPKDSTRKK from the coding sequence ATGAAAAAATTAATTACGATTGGCGCGGTTTTGTTGATTGTTATTGCAGCTAATGTGAACACCTTTGCGTCAGTTATTCAGGAAGATGTACTTTTGCCTCTTGGTACTTACGATGTCACATATATTTCCTTTGATTATACCTATGGTGGTAACTCGGCTGATGATGAATTCCAAATCAAAGGCTATTATGAAGGTTCTGGCCATTGGACAATGGACATTAATTTCGACAAAGACGGTGCGCCCCTTGTAATTGACACAGATTATGGTCCCTACTACACGATTGGTAGTATAGGGTCTTACATTGGTTCTCACCATTATGATTTCATGCTGAATAGCTACACAGGTTTGTGGAAACTGGAAATCGATATGAGCGAGATAGACTTCTATGCAACTGCCGATACCGAAAATCCTCAGCCTGATGGCACTGAGGTCATACTTGGAAATGTTGTGGCTAACAAATACTACTCGGATGAATCTATTACCTCCGGTGAAAACGCACTAGCGTTGGGCTGGGCCACATGGAATGGCAGTTCCTTGGAAGGTAATGCGGCAGATGGTGTTGGTGGGGTTAGGCAGTTCAAGCTCAGATTTTACGTAGAAGATTCAGAAGGTGGCGATGGCGATTCGCATGGGGACATAACAGCGTTGAATGTTCCCGAACCGGCAACAATTTGTCTCCTTGGCCTTGGCGCTTTGAGTCTGATTCGCAGTCCGAAGGACTCTACGAGAAAAAAATAA
- a CDS encoding PEP-CTERM sorting domain-containing protein (PEP-CTERM proteins occur, often in large numbers, in the proteomes of bacteria that also encode an exosortase, a predicted intramembrane cysteine proteinase. The presence of a PEP-CTERM domain at a protein's C-terminus predicts cleavage within the sorting domain, followed by covalent anchoring to some some component of the (usually Gram-negative) cell surface. Many PEP-CTERM proteins exhibit an unusual sequence composition that includes large numbers of potential glycosylation sites. Expression of one such protein has been shown restore the ability of a bacterium to form floc, a type of biofilm.), whose amino-acid sequence MFTKRERRSFVGILLVVFALNVSVYANMIYNFDIFNNSQYENDPRFNFTITLTDEGLSSTGKHLVGFRFDNDSTADSSITDIYFDAYPDTSSCLDFSNVSVIESSGVSFSKKANPKTLPGGSELTPKFDKTPEYSADSDSPVSPKGINPGEWLSLVFTLKNNKSYDDVIAQIANGGSTCQENLRIGIHIQSLPAGCRCSCDDSASAINCTQPIPEPATMAMLSIGAVFMLRNFSNKKTVI is encoded by the coding sequence ATGTTTACGAAAAGAGAAAGAAGAAGTTTTGTTGGTATTTTATTGGTTGTTTTTGCTCTGAATGTTTCTGTCTATGCTAATATGATTTACAACTTTGACATTTTCAATAATTCGCAATACGAAAACGACCCGCGTTTTAATTTCACAATTACATTAACGGATGAAGGCTTAAGCAGCACCGGCAAACATCTGGTCGGCTTCAGGTTCGACAACGACAGCACCGCCGATTCTTCAATCACCGATATTTATTTTGATGCTTACCCTGACACGAGCAGTTGTCTTGACTTCAGCAATGTTTCCGTTATTGAAAGTTCGGGCGTATCTTTCAGCAAAAAGGCAAATCCGAAAACTCTGCCCGGCGGCTCAGAGCTTACGCCGAAATTTGATAAAACCCCTGAATACAGCGCCGATTCTGATTCACCGGTTTCGCCTAAAGGCATAAATCCGGGCGAATGGCTCAGTCTTGTCTTTACACTTAAAAACAATAAATCTTACGATGATGTAATCGCGCAAATAGCGAACGGCGGCAGTACTTGTCAGGAAAATCTACGAATCGGCATTCACATTCAGTCTCTCCCTGCCGGATGCAGATGCAGTTGTGATGACAGCGCTTCCGCTATAAACTGTACTCAGCCGATACCGGAACCGGCAACTATGGCAATGCTGAGTATTGGAGCAGTATTTATGCTACGCAATTTTAGTAACAAGAAGACTGTTATTTAA